In the Arachis ipaensis cultivar K30076 chromosome B04, Araip1.1, whole genome shotgun sequence genome, ATGTCATGAGGAGCACAACCAGATACACAAGTGTTCACTATTTGCACTATGTATTCTGGGATTCCAGATGTTGAATATTTGCTTTGTGATATGCTTATGTCTTTGCTTGTGCAAGAACCTCCAAATAAAATCAAACCCACACCATGTCAAAATAAACTCGAATCTTATCCTACTGGGTAGAGTCTGTTACTAATAGCATAATTATGAATTACATATTATTATGGAAGATAAATTTTTATtggataatattaaaataaatatgaatATTATCTTACTGTATAGAATCGGCTATAGAATAGTTGtaaaataaataccatgaaacaTGAATTTTCTTGAAATGGGATGTGGAAGCCTTGAACCATTTTTTGGTTgatggaaagaaagaagaatCTGGGGTGAATGACGACCTGAAAATTAAAGTTACTATTATGACAAAATCCTAAGcattttttaaaagaataatataataagaGACTGAGACACTATAATATAATAGGTTAAGAGGATTAATTTTTACCTGAATAATGCATTATTTTTCCAACATCATCACAAAGCACAAGGGGGATTATTGTGATGAAGCAGAGGAAGATAATAAGAGGACAAGTAAAAGAGTTTGTGATTGTCATGTTAAGGTCGTTGTTGATGCAACAATGATAGATGAATGATGAGTTCTTTATTTAATTTGCTTATTTGCCAAACTAACTCACtcccaaaaattttaaagattgaaagagagagagagaggaagtagGGTTTGTAGGGTTGGTGATTCCTAAGTGCTACATATGCACAAGAATGGTATAATGGTGATGAGTAATTATAAGTGTGTGAGATAGTATTCCTTTATTC is a window encoding:
- the LOC107636119 gene encoding TPD1 protein homolog 1B-like, which translates into the protein MDEEEKPHSPAQSLSNDDEHSIKNRIIANLKDSLLSQLAESNLSLSLETRHNSSFIYHCCINNDLNMTITNSFTCPLIIFLCFITIIPLVLCDDVGKIMHYSGRHSPQILLSFHQPKNGSRLPHPISRKFMFHGSCTSKDISISQSKYSTSGIPEYIVQIVNTCVSGCAPHDIHLHCGWFASARIINPTLFKRLSYDDCLVNAGKSLASTQIIRFTYSNSFMYPLVLKSARFCS